CTTAGCGCGTACGGTCAGCTTAATTTCCTATCCCTTTATCAAAGTACAGCACGTCACTTCCACCAAACTGGAAGGTTCCTACAAATTCGTGACCGATTACAACGGCGTCTTTCGCGATAATAAGATGCTGGAACTGGAGGTGGCATCGCTGAAAACGAAAACCGCCGCCCTCCACGAGCTCAAAGAAGAAAACCGCCGCCTGCGCACGCTCTTTGGTTTTGTCAAACAAGAATCACGCTTGGAATTACTGCCCGTTACGATCCTCGAAAGCTATAAGGGGCTCCTGCGCATCGATGGCGGCATGCGCCAAGGTATTCGTGAATCCATGGGTGTCATCACGGCGGACGGCGTGGTCGGTGTGGTCACGGAAGTAGCGGATTTCACCGCCACCGTCGCCACCATTCATCATATGGATTGCAGGGTAGGCGCTATGGTGCTTCGGAATCGGCTGCGCGCCTACGACGGCATTGTCCATCCCAGCGGCAGCGATTTTAATCAGTTGTGCAGGTTGGAATATATTGATATGAAAGAAGAGGTGCGCGTAGGGGATTGGGTAGTTACGAGTCCGGAAAGCCAGTTTCCCGCCGGCTTGCCTGTTGGCCGTATCAGCACCGTGCGCAGCGGCGAAGGCTTATGGAAGAGCGCCGATATTGAACCCGCTGTCGACCCGTACCGGCTCGATGAAGTGTTCATCCTCATGCGCGCCGCCGAGGACAGCCCTTATTTGACCGACTCCATTACCGCGCACCGCTGCACAGGCACAAAACCAACAGCGCACAGTACCGTATCGAATGCGCCGCAAATGCCTGATATGCGTACGCTGCAGGAGCAATATGCGCCATGATACGAATTCGCCATCATACGTTGCCCGATTATCTGTTTTGGCTGGCAAGTGTCATTGTGGCGGCACTCTTACAGACCAATTGGCCTGAGATGCTGAAGTTTCAGGAAGTGTCGCCCGATATCGTTTTAGTCATTGTCGTCTATTTCGCCATCGCTTTCGGCGAAGAGCGCGCCATGTTTACCGCCCTCATCGGCGGGCTCTACCTCGATGTCGCCGCCAATACAACGCTGGGCCATCATGTCTTTTGCTACGTCTTGATCGGCTATTTCTTTGGCCGCCTCTCCACGCGGCTCATCACCGAACATGAAGCAATCAAAGCAGGGCTCGTATTTTTGGCCAGCTTGATGCAGGGCTTTCTCTTCCTGACCATCCAGTTCATTCTGGAACCGCAGCGCGGTATGTTGCTGCCCTTGGTGACCAATGCCGTGCCCACAGCC
This genomic window from Candidatus Hydrogenedentota bacterium contains:
- the mreD gene encoding rod shape-determining protein MreD, which translates into the protein MIRIRHHTLPDYLFWLASVIVAALLQTNWPEMLKFQEVSPDIVLVIVVYFAIAFGEERAMFTALIGGLYLDVAANTTLGHHVFCYVLIGYFFGRLSTRLITEHEAIKAGLVFLASLMQGFLFLTIQFILEPQRGMLLPLVTNAVPTAFYSAVLTPLVFIAVERIFHRREAITGGVV
- the mreC gene encoding rod shape-determining protein MreC, with translation MSPLRIIREHRPQVLLVFLLLGSILSLVVGTESTRVHRILARTVSLISYPFIKVQHVTSTKLEGSYKFVTDYNGVFRDNKMLELEVASLKTKTAALHELKEENRRLRTLFGFVKQESRLELLPVTILESYKGLLRIDGGMRQGIRESMGVITADGVVGVVTEVADFTATVATIHHMDCRVGAMVLRNRLRAYDGIVHPSGSDFNQLCRLEYIDMKEEVRVGDWVVTSPESQFPAGLPVGRISTVRSGEGLWKSADIEPAVDPYRLDEVFILMRAAEDSPYLTDSITAHRCTGTKPTAHSTVSNAPQMPDMRTLQEQYAP